From the Juglans microcarpa x Juglans regia isolate MS1-56 chromosome 3D, Jm3101_v1.0, whole genome shotgun sequence genome, the window AACCCAATCCATCCTTTGCTGAGTTGGATTACATTCTCTACGTATAACTTGTCCATATAGGGCCATAGGCTACACGTTTTGAGTGCAAGACAACAGGGGTCGTTGCGACCAAAACAGCCGTGTTCCAGTTATATGCCCACGACACTCAAACGTAGTCAAATCCAAGGTCCCACCACACtcacctataattttttaaatttttatgtaaaatataattaataatataactttttaaaattttaaaataataataatattaaaaaataatattataataatattttatttaacttttaattttcatttaaaatcatctctggATCATCTATTCTATTTTGAGCAATGCTACTCTACCACTTAAATAGTACCGCTTCATTTGACCGTTAGGTTAAAttggtctatttttttttaatttttttattcatattttttatcattttaaaacatttttaaaaaatataaaaaaaatcaatacattaataatcacttccttaacaagtaagtaaataaaaaaattaaaaataaaataaaatacatgagatgTCAACATGTGGGAGAAAATTGAGTAGGCaaagtattatttttcttctattttacaTTCAGTTACAATAAATCCTCTATATTTAGAGATAACTGTTCATTCATCtgaacaattttttattatttctctatcatttcattctcattcatttttatcttattttcattttaatcattttatcacttttgcacATGCTCCACTCTCATATATTTCATCTACTCTCTAGCACTTTGTTTATAATTCCTTTGACTTTTATGTATGCataaattttgatattattaataataaaggtaagtatttttttatcgttttactctttttttaagtaatttaaaatattatattatacataaaaaaaatattgtaaatataaaaaaatatatgatgtataaagaaatatttaaaatacatgatgtagaaaatataataattgaaataaataaaaaaaattaaaaaatataatatttaaatgatataaaaaaataaattgatatatgatatattataaaaattaatatataaaataaaaaaataaattttaaaagatacaataaaaaaactcattaaaagtgaattttgaatAATTAGAACACGACACAACTCTTCGGTGGTCGCAAGACCGTCTGATCCGCGAGGCGAGACAAAAAGGATGGGGTCCCATATCACAAGCATCCAAAAAAGCATCCCCGGAAAAACAGGTCCAGTGCCAGCAAAAGCAAGTTATGGCGCGTTCTCTTTGGGAGTATTATTGAGTCCAAACAAAAAGTATCAAAAGCAGCAGCATCACATTTCAATGGCAGCAAGATAATAAGTGAGAGAAAACTCCGAAACAGTGCTGAAATTAGAGACTTGAGTGAGTGAGACAGACGTAGCGATAATGGCGGTCTCGGTGTCCATCTTGGCCATCATCATCTCCCTGCATCTCATCGCTTTCGTCCTCGCCATCGGCGCCGAACGACGTCGTAGCtctgtaactctctctctctctctctctctctctgtggatcTGTGTTTTTCAAGCTCAGCTAAGTCTCTCCGTCTGTCTCTATTTCTATTTCCCTAGGCTGTTGTGGTGCCTGATGAGTACGACGAGAGGACGTACTGCGTGTACAAATCGGACGCGTCGACGGTGTACGGCTTGGCGGCGTTCGGGCTGTTGCTGTTAAGCCAAGCGGTGGTTAACGGCGTCACCAGGTGTCTCTGCTTTGGCAAAGGCCTTGTCACTGGCAGCTCCACCACTTGCgccgtcttcttcttcatcctctccTGGTAAATTCTCTCCTTTTACCtgcttttttcccttttattcgCTTCATCGGACGGTCGAGATCATTTCATCATGTGCGATTGCTCTCGCCGACGAGTAGTTGCCAAAGTTGGGAACTTTACTAAGTAAGAAACCGTAATTTACGTTTCAAATTATGGCCAGAAAGggtaaaaggaaaaattttgtCCAATTTCTTAAGGTGCTCCGTGAGTTTTAGCGTAACGGAACTCAGCAATGGAAATTTCTCTGGTCTAAACTAGAAGAGAAATATACATTAAGTGAgctcaataatattataagcccactaatcttcttttttttttttttttttttaagaaaaagacgACGGTATCCCAATTTTATTTATGGCCcacacttgtggcggaggaaaactATGGTTACAATCCGACTCCTGGGgatacatataattaaaatcaaaactcAGCCATCAAAAAAACCTTTATAACCATATCATCCAAGTACATTtccaaaagaaagacaaaataacctaaaaataaacaacctATGGCAACCTGCAAGGAAAAACAGAACAAGAACAGTGAGattaatcaaaccaaaataaaactTACCAGTCACAAACTTTAGGAGACCCTAAATAAGGCAAACCCAATTTGTCCATGCGAAGCAGACCTCTTAACTGACTAGGCAGCGTATGTTCTTCAAACCAGTCAAACTTCAAGCCTTCAGCACCACACTTAGCTAAAAAATCAGCCACGTTATTTCCTTCTCGAAAAATATGATTCACAGTATAATCCAGgcaatttaaataatcatgtaattcaTCCCAGAAATCTTCTAAATACCAGATATGACAATCATCCTTAGTCAACCAATTAACCAACAATTGAGAATCCGTCTCCATTTGAACCCAATAAAACCCAAGAGTGTAACACCTACAGACACCTTCCAGTAAGCTTCTAATTTCAGCAAAATTATTAGTATCCGGATCCAAGGAAACAGAGTAGGCCCCAAGTAACCTGCCAGTCTCATCCCAAATAACTCCCCCGCAACAGAAGAGCCAAGATTCCCAAGACTACTACCATCAGTATTAAGTTTAACCCAACCCTAGTTAGGGCACGTCCATCTAACCAACTAAACACTCTTAGGCTTAGGAACCAAAACCGGGATATCTAAcctttttaaaatatcaatattctgGGTGGACATTGAAGAAACTTTCATAACCTGATCCATAATACGATGAAGCCATAATTTAATAGCATGCCAAACCGACTCTGTCGTATAAACTTTGTCTTCATACCGGGCAATACAACGCCTCTCCCATCATTTCCAAGATATAATAGAAGGAAGAAGACCAAAAATAATTCTCACCTGGGAAGACTTACCAGCATGACTTaaccaaaaattaatttgttcctTCCAAGTGTGGAAATGTGCCATATGAACCCCTAATTGACAAGCCGCTAAACGCCAAATTTGTCTAGCAAAATCCCCCATATAGAGCACATGATTCAAATCCTCAATAGGACCCACTTGacaacaattacatttagaaGTCATTGGAACACCCACCAATTTAATATTCTCATCAACAATAAGACAATTGTTAACAGCCTTCCACATCATAATGGAAATTTTCTTAAGGAGATTAGTATGCCAGATCCATTGATCCCAAGGTAAAGGAGGCGAACCAACCCTAATACAGTCGCTGGCACTTTTGGTAGTAAACTTGCCCTCCTTATCTTTTAACCAAACAAGCACATCTTGACCCCCCTTCCGACGATCCAAAAATTCATACAAATCTGTAGCTTTCTGATAGCCCACTAAGCTATTCAGAAGAGAAATATCCCACTCATTCTTAATATGACAATCTTTTATCTTAATCAAAGGTTGATCAATCACAGGAAATTGACCAATAAGAGGGCCTCTGCccaattatcataccaaaaagaGATGGAGCAATGTGTCCTGTTAACATCTTTGTATATACCTAAACAAGATCAAATAATGCAACTCTCTACTTTACTCTCTCTCGTAGAAAGTAAATCAAATAGGATAGTGGTTTGGTTTTGGATACATGCttgaattagatgtatatcaATTTATTCAATTGTCTTTTTCACTAGCTTTTTGGACTTCTCAAATTCTTTGACAACTTATATCTACTTCTCAATTCCTTCTATCCCTTGGGCTTCATTTAGAACGCGTGCTTTCTTGCTTTGATATATAGAGTGAAAATTGGAAGCTTGATCTAAGCTGTTGTGTTTTTGCCTAAGCCCACTAACAACAGGTGAAGAGAGCACTATGGGTGTAGGAAATCATATAATTCGAAGAGTTAAGCCTAGTTGGTTTTCAAACCACAAGGATTTAAGTGTTGGTTGCACCTGATGTTGGggagattttttcttaatcctTCTGTTTTATTGCTATCTGATTGTGGACTTGGGCATATCAATGATGGTACAAAGTCTAATGTTTCTGCTTACATTTGTGTTAAACAATTAAATTAGGATTAGCTTTTTGGGTGCTGAGGCATGCTTATTGGCCGGGTCCGCAAGGAATGCATACCACACCAAGTATCGAGGATATTTTAAAGCAAACGACTTGTCATGCGCCACCCTCCGCAAAGGCGTTTTTGCTGCCGGAGCAGCACTAACATTGTTGTCTCTGCTGGGTTCAACCCTTTACTACTGGTCTCACTCGAGAGCTGATACGGGTGGATGGGAGAAGCATCAGAACGATGGCCTTGGCATGACCCATACTAGTTACCCACCTCAGcagcagcaacaaaacagtgaaTATCCGAAGGTCTAATTGTTTGCTCAGTGCGTCATTTTCCACAATTTTGATGACTTTTTGTTGAGGAACAAAATGGATCATAGATAAAACTTCAAATGCTACCTTAACGAGCTAAAGACAGATATATGTTTGTAATAGTAGAAGTTAGAATCTGGTGTTGTGTTTGTTAATAGTTGGAATTGTATTTTCAGACCttttctttgaagtttgaatCATACCTGTTCTTGTTTTTGTTATccccaccaccccccccccccccccccccccccccccccccccccccccccccccccccccccgcgtgTTTCTTGCTCTCTGGCCTCGCTGTGGCATGGTATCGTATATATTGGCATGAATATTTGTTGAAGGGAAAATAATCATGGGTCAATAGGAGgcataatttttatgaaatgactattttttacAGCACTGCCCTTGGAggcataatttttattttatagtcaTAGGAAATAATTGAAGGAAAGTTCAAGCTATATCTGGATTTATAGTCCCAAAAACTCATCAATGTTACAACTAAAGCTTACATGGGATCCCATTAACCAAACTTTTATTCACCACCCTCCTCTCACTCATTCTGCCCAATGTCCTCATCAAAGCATTATGCTGTCGTGCAGTTTTAAGTCTCACTTTTGACTGGAATGACACTGATATTATTTGGATCTTGATTTATTTTCCGAATGACTGAATCGAGGTTATAATTGCAGCTTTCTTAGAAAACATCATCGTTTTCTATGGCTCTCTAAATTTGGTTCTCCAAAATGATCAGACTTCACCCTTTATATAGACTTCACAGGATGGTTCTTACCCAGAACTTCCGGACTTCTAACCACAATTTTCAACTATTTAGTAATTTGTGACTTCAAACTATGACCTCTACTAATAACCGAAATCTCTATCAacttaaaagatattttagatTGGAGATATTACAATAGATTTCTagacaaaatattaaaactgtAATAGGCCGTAATAGAATATTATACATAAGCCAACTTCCAATAGGTCGAACTACTGATATCGAAATATGTGCTGATTTTGTAGTCGATCAGCAACTCATCCTCATAAATAATAGCATGtctatcttttatatttatcttcGGTCTTTTGCTATTGGCTTAGCAAGTTCTGATAtcagaaatgaagaaaatgaagcatttcaattaaaaaaaaaaaaaaacccaatggCATAACTTGGATCACTCTTCAGACATGGTCTGGTCTCTCCTTTCTATGCCTCAAGTGATTGCGAGAGTGACCTGAATCATGAAAGTGACATTCTACTAGTACCAGGATAGTCAAATCTGGGTTCCAACTACCAGGAGAAAACAAACATAGCCTTGGCCTTAGTTATACTAAAATTCCACTAAAGACACAAAATACAGAGAGCTCCATATAAAACGAGACATACAAGACAAAAACCATTTCAACGATTACCATGACTTTTCCAGTACTAACAAGAACCCCTTCTATTGTACCGAAGGCACACCAACTGACCCACTTAATGCCAAGGAAGTTCAGCCAAAAAGACCTTAATTCTTTTGTTGGGAAAAATAGATAACAGTTTTCCAGAACAATGACAAGGAAGCCTAGCATCTGGGGAATGGAGTGCCACAAATGTTACCCACATTCCTGGCATTGGGAGAGTTGACAAGTTTTTGGAGGTTTGGGTCCTTCACATACTGGCAAAGGCAAGACCTTTGTTCCTTTAATTTATTGCAGCACGTAGCTGAGGGTACAGTCGAGGATGTGATGGCTACTGCACATGCACTTAGCTCAAGTGGGTCGCAGGTAATGGCTGTAGACACTTGAGTCATCCCAGGGAGCAGAAGAACAAGCAGTATACAGAATGCAACAcatatcatcttcatcttcgtcTCCATCTTCACCCACTCACTGTGAAAGAAAGGGAGGAAGAATTTAAGATATGACTGCAGTTGGGTGTGGCTATCTTCATGATTTATAGGTGAAAAGTTGCAGTAaagtaactaaaaaaaaaaaaaaacaagagatggTGTTCCATGAGAAATTTAAGATTATGATGGCGAAATCTTTCATGGATGCCAATAGCCAGCACTAAAGTAGGTGCGCCTTATCATGGATTTGTGAATGTATGGTGCGCCTAATTATGAAATTTGCCAAAGTAAAATGGGCATATACCACGCCACTTTCATTAACAATTGATTGTGCTTAGTTTAGAATAGGGACCATAGATTAGCAGCTATGATTTAAAATATCCTTAATGGTGTGAGTAATCGGTTCTTTTAAGTACTGAATGCATTTTTAAGAAACTTTACCATATAACCGTCATTTAAAATCCAAGTGATCTCGAATATGACACTACAACAGTTTGTatcttttgaaatgaaaattttcatctcaaaaagaTATTGTTTCATCCCAAAGaagtttttgggacaaaaaaaaagCGTTACAAATTCGTCCCAATATCATTGTCtcataagataattttttaggatgaaaatggagaaaattgTTTGATAGCATTTGAACGAACTTTTTTTTTGGACGATTTTATTTCGTCCCAAATATCGGTCGAACGGTAAAATTTACATGTTCAAACGGATTAGATTATCTGTTCGATAGAATAAATTCTACTCAAACAactttatgttcgaacgtcaaaattgaaatttgaacgttatatattgttcgaacgtttatagtTGAATGTTCAAACGTATGTAGTTGATAGTTCGAACATCAATTTTACGTGTGAACAGCTTACTATTCAAATTCGTTCGAAAGCTTAGTGTATTCTTTGAATGATTATGTAACGTTCGATTTGTCCGATGGTTGTTTTACGCATTACGTTTGAATGTGTTGATTATACCATTCGAATGGTTGGCGCTTATTTGCTGTTTGAAAGGTTTTTTTGCATTCaaaaaaaccgttcgaacaacataatatttttttcaacccaataatagaaaatagaaacacAAATAACATCTTAAAATACATTAGTACACATGTTCAACAAACATAAAAGTAGTCTCATAAATGcaaaccaactaaataaaacaatagtTATCATAATACAAAAGATGACAATTGAAAAtctaatctataaattaaattaattgcttAGAGACCTGAGTTGTTGCATTAGCATCAGCATTTGGAGTTACATTTCTCTCATGAACTTTGCTTGTtgctcttcttgttgtttcatTCACATCTCCAAGTCAACTCGTTGGGCCACTAACTCATGTTGGTTTGTTCTCAATTCATCGATCTCTAACCTCGCTTCCTTTAATGCTCTAGAAGTGTTGGCATTACTGGACGATGAGTATAAGCTAAAAGGCTtgacacaacgacccaaactcTTCAAATAGCCTGAACGTGAACCCAGAAcctttataaaaattttcatatcactTGTTGTTAAATTTTGATCGGTTGCAGATTTAGCACGCAGGGCAACTATTTTTTTCCTAcacataagagaaataattaatattgccacaaatatataaataatgactgGTTCCCTCAAAATGGTGTGAGGTGGCAGGGTGTGCCTTGTCGGCGGTTTCTAGGCAGTTTGGGTAGTGCTTGACATTCCCGTCGGCTCTATTTGTGTTGTTTTCCTGCAAGGAGAGAGTCGATTTCTATAgaattgttatttgttttcaacGTGGGGGGCTTGCTGTGAGAATGAGTTTGACCGCAAGGGTGCTGCTAATTTGATGAAGGGAATATTGtgaggaaaagagagaatttATGGGAGGTTTTTGGAGCGTGAATTGGTTACTAAATAGGAACCTATTCAAACTTGGAAAATCAAACAAAGGGATATACGGGATGCAGAGTAGAAGAAACCTGatgaaataaaatcactatCTCAAAATAGATCctaaaaaaagaataacaataataataattatatatcctAATTTAGGATCCGTATGTTACAGTCTGTGCACTGAGCACTACAACAATTGTAAGGCCAATGTAGTGGTAGACGCACTTAGCAAGAAATCCTTTGGTGCTACAACTGCTTTAGTGACCACTTTGAGGCAAATTATGTTGGATTTAAAGAGGTATGAGATTGAGGTTTTAGTGGAGGATTCTTAATCTTACCTAGCTAGGTTAAATGTACAACCAACTttgattgagaaaattaaagagaGCCAAGGCAGTGATGCAAAATTGCTAAAGATTCAT encodes:
- the LOC121254995 gene encoding uncharacterized protein LOC121254995 → MAVSVSILAIIISLHLIAFVLAIGAERRRSSAVVVPDEYDERTYCVYKSDASTVYGLAAFGLLLLSQAVVNGVTRCLCFGKGLVTGSSTTCAVFFFILSWISFLGAEACLLAGSARNAYHTKYRGYFKANDLSCATLRKGVFAAGAALTLLSLLGSTLYYWSHSRADTGGWEKHQNDGLGMTHTSYPPQQQQQNSEYPKV